A window of Kiritimatiellia bacterium contains these coding sequences:
- a CDS encoding SDR family oxidoreductase produces MIEPGKTYVVMGLLDADSIAWVIGRRLRDLGGRVIFTVQNERMKNIFLDRSDRRLPPDELETLDIRFCDVTDDSQIARLFGQTGPVAGVVHSIAYANPRTCLGEEFHTDAIEDIRQSYHISCISFARVARHASAVMGDGGSLVTLTFDTSRVYPYYNWMGVHKAALEALVRALARRHGRDLIRVNAISAGPLHSRAASKIPGFNRLHRIWRSVSPLPWDVEADKVEVANMAAFLLGPYSRKVTGQVIHVDGGASVVGGALMPWEQWQYATALSDDPHEDHEGPVLRL; encoded by the coding sequence ATGATCGAACCGGGCAAAACATATGTGGTGATGGGCCTGCTGGACGCCGACTCGATCGCGTGGGTGATCGGGCGGCGTCTGCGCGACCTCGGGGGCCGCGTCATCTTCACGGTGCAGAACGAGCGGATGAAGAACATCTTTCTGGACCGCAGCGACCGCCGGCTGCCACCGGATGAGCTGGAGACGCTGGACATCCGCTTCTGCGATGTGACGGACGACTCGCAGATCGCCCGGCTGTTCGGGCAGACGGGTCCGGTCGCCGGCGTGGTGCATTCGATCGCCTACGCGAATCCGCGGACGTGTCTCGGTGAGGAGTTTCACACCGACGCGATCGAGGACATCCGCCAGTCGTACCACATCAGTTGCATCTCGTTCGCGCGGGTCGCCCGGCACGCAAGCGCGGTGATGGGGGACGGTGGCTCGCTGGTCACGCTGACGTTCGACACGTCCCGTGTGTATCCCTATTACAACTGGATGGGAGTGCACAAGGCGGCGCTGGAGGCGCTGGTGCGCGCGCTCGCGCGGCGGCACGGGCGCGATCTGATCCGGGTGAACGCGATCTCGGCGGGGCCGCTCCACAGTCGTGCGGCGTCGAAGATCCCCGGCTTCAACCGGCTGCATCGGATCTGGCGCAGCGTGAGCCCGCTGCCCTGGGATGTGGAGGCGGACAAGGTGGAAGTCGCGAACATGGCCGCGTTTCTACTGGGGCCGTACTCGCGCAAAGTGACCGGGCAGGTGATCCATGTGGATGGGGGCGCTTCGGTGGTGGGCGGTGCGCTGATGCCGTGGGAACAGTGGCAGTACGCGACGGCGCTGTCGGACGATCCCCATGAGGACCACGAGGGGCCGGTGCTCCGTCTGTAG
- a CDS encoding LemA family protein — protein MTGWILLGVVVVLVFAAVGIYNRLVALRNRYRNAFSQIEVQLKRRYDLIPNLVESVKGYLAHERQTLEAVIAARNAAWTAGQAAAAHPGEAGAMRGLSGAETALTGALGRLMVLVEQYPNLKADQRMAQLMEELTSTENKVAFARQAYNDAVMAYNTARETFPAVLLAGALGFQPAALFEVAAPAEREAPKVQF, from the coding sequence ATGACGGGATGGATCTTGCTCGGCGTGGTGGTGGTGCTGGTGTTCGCGGCGGTTGGCATCTACAACCGGCTTGTCGCGCTGCGCAACCGGTACCGGAACGCGTTCTCGCAGATCGAGGTTCAGCTGAAGCGCCGCTACGACCTGATCCCCAATCTCGTGGAGAGCGTGAAGGGTTATCTCGCACACGAGCGGCAGACGCTGGAGGCGGTGATCGCGGCGCGCAATGCGGCGTGGACGGCGGGCCAGGCTGCCGCCGCACATCCCGGCGAGGCGGGCGCGATGCGCGGTCTGAGCGGTGCGGAGACGGCGCTCACCGGCGCATTGGGTCGATTGATGGTGCTGGTGGAACAGTACCCCAACCTGAAGGCGGACCAGCGGATGGCGCAGCTGATGGAGGAACTGACCTCCACCGAGAACAAGGTCGCATTTGCGCGCCAGGCGTACAACGACGCGGTGATGGCCTACAACACCGCCCGCGAGACGTTCCCGGCGGTGCTGCTGGCGGGTGCGCTCGGATTTCAGCCGGCCGCGCTCTTTGAGGTCGCGGCGCCGGCGGAACGCGAGGCGCCGAAGGTACAGTTCTGA
- a CDS encoding M48 family metallopeptidase, protein MTRPASMDFFGLQEQARRRTALLLVLYVLAVLGMIVAVYGVVRAVLVEVRGTFEIARWWQPGLFLAVAGGVLAIVAAGSAAKSAELATTGGAGVAERLGGRRLVPNTGDLAERRLLNVVEEMALAAGLPVPRVYVLDQERAINAFAAGFSPRDAVIGVTRGALDALTRDELQGVIGHEFSHILYGDMRLNLRLIGVLHGILLLSLLGQGMLRALRQIRWTSGRRRGQGGGAALLMMLVLGVTLWVVGWIGAALASLIRAAVARQREFLADAASAQFTRNPSGLAGALKKIAGWSHGGRITVPSAPEAAHLFFVDALGFCLDRLLASHPPLAERIRRLEPGGRAGRAAQTWPEWPATAMDSGAAALVAAAGTVTPAALDWARALRQEIPPALLEAAHEPEGARAIVYGLLLREGAESRAVIVDVPAIERLQRLAPLLAELRPAARLPLIEMAMPALRQMSAGEYRQFRERMLQLIQADERVNLFEYALIRMIERHLDPVFGRMDTAPQRHRRLDALEAEAKTVLAALARWGARDEETIVRAWHRALQRLGRPAEGRPPEVSLDDVHHALQRLRTTAPSVRRVLLDACAVSVAEDERLDPIEADLLRAIADALDCPLPPLSVVGVASD, encoded by the coding sequence ATGACCCGGCCCGCTTCGATGGATTTCTTCGGTCTGCAAGAGCAGGCGCGCCGTCGCACCGCGCTGCTGCTGGTGCTCTATGTGCTGGCGGTGCTGGGGATGATCGTTGCGGTGTACGGGGTGGTTCGGGCGGTGCTCGTGGAGGTCCGGGGGACGTTCGAGATCGCGCGGTGGTGGCAGCCGGGCCTGTTTCTGGCGGTGGCCGGAGGGGTGCTGGCGATCGTTGCGGCTGGCAGCGCGGCGAAATCGGCCGAGCTGGCGACGACGGGCGGTGCCGGCGTCGCGGAGCGCTTGGGAGGGCGTCGGCTGGTGCCCAACACCGGCGACCTCGCCGAGCGGCGGCTGTTGAACGTGGTGGAGGAGATGGCGCTGGCCGCGGGGTTGCCGGTGCCGCGGGTGTATGTGCTGGACCAAGAACGGGCCATCAATGCGTTTGCGGCAGGCTTCAGCCCGCGCGACGCGGTGATCGGCGTCACGCGCGGCGCGCTCGACGCGCTGACGCGGGATGAGCTGCAAGGAGTGATTGGGCACGAGTTCAGCCACATTCTGTACGGCGACATGCGGCTGAACCTGAGGCTGATCGGTGTGCTGCACGGCATTCTGCTGCTGTCGCTGCTCGGCCAGGGGATGCTGCGCGCGCTGCGCCAGATACGGTGGACGAGCGGCCGACGCCGAGGTCAGGGGGGCGGTGCGGCGCTGTTGATGATGCTTGTGCTCGGCGTGACACTCTGGGTGGTGGGGTGGATCGGCGCCGCGCTCGCGTCCCTGATCCGGGCAGCGGTCGCCCGGCAGCGCGAGTTCCTCGCCGACGCCGCCTCTGCACAGTTCACCCGGAACCCCTCCGGATTGGCGGGCGCCCTGAAGAAAATCGCCGGTTGGAGTCACGGTGGCCGGATCACCGTGCCTTCCGCGCCGGAGGCGGCGCATCTGTTTTTTGTGGACGCGCTGGGGTTTTGTCTTGACCGATTGCTCGCCAGTCATCCCCCGCTCGCCGAGCGCATTCGCCGGCTCGAGCCGGGGGGCAGGGCGGGGAGGGCCGCGCAAACATGGCCGGAATGGCCGGCGACGGCGATGGACAGCGGTGCGGCCGCGCTGGTCGCCGCCGCGGGTACGGTGACGCCGGCCGCGCTCGATTGGGCGCGGGCGTTGCGGCAGGAGATTCCGCCGGCGCTTCTGGAGGCGGCGCACGAGCCCGAGGGCGCGCGCGCCATCGTGTACGGGTTGCTTCTGCGTGAGGGCGCAGAGAGCCGCGCTGTCATCGTAGATGTGCCGGCAATCGAGCGCCTCCAACGGCTTGCGCCGCTGCTCGCGGAGCTGCGCCCGGCAGCGCGGCTGCCGCTGATCGAGATGGCGATGCCCGCGCTCCGGCAGATGAGCGCGGGGGAATACAGACAATTCCGCGAGCGGATGCTCCAACTCATCCAGGCTGACGAGCGGGTCAATCTTTTCGAGTACGCGCTGATCCGGATGATCGAGCGGCACCTGGATCCCGTGTTCGGGCGGATGGACACCGCGCCGCAGCGGCATCGCCGTTTGGATGCGCTCGAGGCGGAGGCCAAAACGGTGCTGGCCGCGCTGGCACGCTGGGGCGCGCGTGACGAGGAGACGATCGTTCGCGCCTGGCACCGTGCGCTGCAGCGGCTGGGACGGCCAGCAGAGGGTAGGCCGCCGGAGGTGTCACTGGACGACGTTCACCACGCGCTGCAGCGCCTGCGGACCACCGCTCCCTCGGTGCGCCGCGTGCTGCTCGATGCCTGTGCGGTGAGTGTCGCGGAGGATGAGCGGCTCGATCCGATCGAGGCCGACCTGCTGCGCGCGATCGCCGACGCGCTCGATTGTCCGCTGCCGCCCTTGAGCGTCGTTGGAGTGGCGTCGGATTGA
- a CDS encoding D-2-hydroxyacid dehydrogenase, translating into MNIVVFDAALWNPEPLPWTELQAMGEVRPLGTLSKDEIGRLAADAEAVFTWRTVLNREAIRAMPRLRYIGVVDPDGSARVNLDAATKRGITVCRVPLPTAVSVAEHVFAVMLELARGVGRHMHAVYGGAWTRSGRPCWWQFPLQRLAGRTVGLIGATVAAGEVVRRARAFDMRVLVVPVPGGESPVPAEAEATDLGRVLGESDVVVVLAPSMPETAGLLNAARLAGMKPGSWLIHVGGPGVVDEAALAEALRQGVAPAVAVLDRLGLEPPPPDHPLLRVRNCRITPHQAWAAVAARAEFIAAAARNLRAWLEGHPEGLLAAGDRIGPGTRESGA; encoded by the coding sequence GTGAACATCGTGGTCTTTGACGCGGCGCTGTGGAATCCCGAACCGTTGCCGTGGACGGAGTTGCAGGCGATGGGGGAGGTGCGGCCGCTGGGCACGCTCTCGAAGGACGAGATCGGTCGGCTCGCGGCGGATGCGGAGGCGGTTTTCACTTGGCGGACGGTGCTGAACCGGGAGGCGATTCGCGCGATGCCGCGCCTGCGGTACATCGGGGTGGTGGATCCGGATGGCTCGGCGCGGGTGAACTTGGACGCCGCGACGAAACGGGGGATCACGGTGTGTCGGGTGCCGCTGCCGACGGCGGTGTCCGTTGCGGAACATGTGTTTGCGGTCATGCTGGAACTGGCGCGCGGCGTCGGTCGCCACATGCATGCGGTGTATGGCGGCGCATGGACGAGATCGGGGCGGCCGTGTTGGTGGCAGTTCCCGTTGCAGCGACTGGCGGGGCGCACGGTGGGTCTGATTGGCGCGACGGTGGCGGCGGGAGAAGTTGTACGGCGCGCGCGGGCGTTCGACATGCGTGTGCTCGTGGTGCCGGTGCCGGGCGGTGAGTCGCCCGTGCCGGCGGAGGCGGAAGCGACGGATCTGGGCCGGGTGTTGGGGGAAAGCGATGTGGTCGTCGTGCTGGCGCCGTCGATGCCGGAAACTGCGGGGCTACTGAATGCGGCGCGGCTCGCCGGGATGAAACCTGGGTCGTGGCTGATCCACGTGGGTGGGCCGGGGGTGGTGGACGAGGCCGCGCTCGCGGAGGCGTTGCGCCAGGGAGTGGCGCCGGCCGTTGCCGTGCTGGACCGTCTCGGCTTGGAGCCGCCACCGCCGGACCACCCGCTGTTGCGTGTGCGGAACTGTCGGATCACGCCGCATCAGGCCTGGGCGGCGGTGGCGGCTCGCGCGGAGTTCATTGCAGCGGCGGCCCGGAACCTTCGGGCGTGGTTGGAGGGGCATCCCGAAGGGTTGCTCGCCGCGGGCGATCGGATCGGACCTGGAACGCGGGAGTCGGGAGCATGA
- a CDS encoding dicarboxylate/amino acid:cation symporter → MRSPASTRRILMGMAWGAATGLLLHAVRARWPAIAPAMDRHVIGGMFDAVGRLFLSAIQLLVVPLALVSLSVGMAGAGSVRRLGRIGARVMGLYVGTTAVAVSLALLLAHVVGPGRGASRPAAVTAGQPGSAPSAWEMLGGLVPPNPVRAMAEGNMLQVIVLALLVGAALVQMGTRSGRLRERLEDWNDLLLAMVGLVMRAAPVGVFALIARVLAAQGPAVAGRLLAYMGTLLAALALHVAIVYGTLIRGLAKLPFGLFLRRFREALLVAFSTSSSNATLPVTLDVLQNRVGVSRSIAAFAVPLGATINMDGTAIMQGVATVFIAQVYGVPLGWNAAVQIVAVATLASIGTAGVPGVGLVMLAMVLRQVGLPLEGIGLVLGVDRLLDMARTAVNVLGDGVVATVVARLENELDESVLRGGARTEPPPTMDR, encoded by the coding sequence GTGAGGTCGCCCGCCTCCACTCGCCGGATCCTGATGGGCATGGCATGGGGGGCGGCGACCGGTCTGCTGCTCCATGCGGTTCGCGCGCGTTGGCCCGCGATCGCGCCGGCAATGGACCGCCATGTGATCGGGGGTATGTTCGATGCGGTGGGGAGATTGTTCCTGTCCGCGATCCAACTGCTGGTGGTGCCGCTGGCGTTGGTGTCGCTCTCGGTCGGCATGGCCGGAGCCGGTTCCGTGCGCCGGCTAGGTCGAATCGGCGCGCGGGTGATGGGATTGTACGTGGGCACCACCGCGGTGGCGGTCAGCCTGGCCCTTCTCCTCGCGCACGTTGTGGGGCCGGGCCGAGGCGCATCGCGGCCGGCTGCGGTCACGGCCGGCCAGCCGGGCAGTGCACCCTCCGCTTGGGAGATGTTGGGCGGGCTGGTCCCGCCGAACCCCGTTCGCGCGATGGCGGAGGGGAACATGCTGCAGGTGATCGTGCTTGCGCTGCTCGTGGGCGCGGCGCTGGTGCAGATGGGGACGCGTTCCGGCCGGCTGCGCGAGCGGCTGGAAGATTGGAACGACCTGCTGCTGGCGATGGTGGGCCTGGTGATGCGTGCGGCGCCGGTCGGCGTGTTCGCGCTGATCGCCCGTGTGCTGGCCGCCCAAGGGCCGGCGGTCGCCGGTCGGCTGCTTGCCTACATGGGAACGCTGCTCGCCGCGCTGGCGTTGCATGTTGCGATCGTCTACGGGACGTTGATTCGAGGGCTGGCGAAGCTGCCGTTCGGACTGTTTCTGCGCCGGTTCCGCGAAGCGCTGCTGGTTGCGTTCAGCACGTCCAGCAGCAACGCAACGCTGCCGGTCACGCTCGACGTGCTGCAAAACCGCGTGGGCGTGTCGAGATCCATCGCCGCGTTCGCGGTGCCGCTCGGTGCGACGATCAACATGGATGGCACGGCGATCATGCAAGGCGTCGCGACGGTGTTCATCGCGCAGGTCTACGGCGTTCCGCTGGGGTGGAACGCGGCGGTGCAGATCGTGGCGGTGGCGACGCTGGCCTCGATCGGGACGGCCGGCGTCCCCGGTGTCGGTCTCGTGATGCTGGCGATGGTGCTCCGCCAGGTCGGATTGCCGCTGGAGGGAATCGGGTTGGTGCTGGGCGTTGACCGGCTGCTGGACATGGCGCGGACCGCAGTGAACGTGCTGGGCGACGGTGTCGTCGCGACGGTGGTCGCGCGGCTCGAAAATGAACTGGATGAATCAGTGTTGCGAGGTGGGGCTCGTACCGAGCCGCCACCGACGATGGACCGTTGA
- a CDS encoding histone deacetylase: MSRRDGLRCARVLGLVAMVAEACAGEPSGSAAMPGREEEQSRTGYYQHRACLDHATGPWHPEQPERLRAIEAALKRERLWLRLRHMSPAPATIETLRLVHDADYVEQVRREILAGRAELSTGDTPISRGSWEAATHAAGAVCDAVDAVLDRRLRNAFCAVRPPGHHATPNRGMGFCIFNNVAIGARHALLRRGLRRVLIVDWDVHHGKGPQAAFWEDPAVLKFHRHRRGIYPGTGWPSERGEGPARGRVINCPVPAGSGVAEFERAIAEQLLPAARSFRPELILVSAGYDAHRNDPLGGLALTTADFAQLTRRVLDLADECCDGRVVMVLEGGYNFHALGDSVAATIREMIERSSMPRPDRPD; encoded by the coding sequence ATGAGCAGGCGCGACGGGTTGCGCTGCGCGAGGGTGCTGGGGTTGGTGGCAATGGTGGCAGAGGCGTGCGCGGGTGAGCCCTCCGGGTCGGCCGCGATGCCCGGCAGAGAAGAGGAACAGTCCCGCACCGGTTATTACCAACACCGCGCCTGTCTGGACCACGCGACGGGCCCGTGGCATCCGGAGCAGCCGGAGCGCCTCCGTGCGATCGAAGCGGCGCTGAAGAGGGAACGACTCTGGTTGCGGTTGCGGCACATGTCGCCGGCGCCGGCGACGATCGAGACGCTGCGCTTGGTCCATGATGCCGACTATGTCGAGCAGGTGCGGCGGGAGATCTTGGCGGGCCGGGCGGAGCTGAGCACCGGTGATACGCCCATTAGCCGTGGTAGCTGGGAGGCGGCGACGCATGCCGCCGGCGCGGTGTGCGACGCGGTGGATGCGGTGCTGGATCGGCGGCTGCGCAACGCGTTCTGTGCGGTCCGGCCGCCCGGACATCACGCCACCCCGAATCGTGGGATGGGTTTTTGCATCTTCAACAATGTCGCCATCGGGGCGCGACATGCCCTTCTGCGCCGGGGTCTGCGGCGGGTGCTGATCGTCGATTGGGACGTACACCACGGGAAGGGACCGCAGGCCGCCTTTTGGGAGGATCCCGCTGTGTTGAAGTTTCATCGTCACCGGCGGGGCATCTATCCCGGTACTGGCTGGCCTTCGGAACGGGGGGAAGGACCGGCCCGCGGGCGCGTGATCAACTGCCCAGTTCCTGCGGGCAGCGGTGTTGCGGAATTCGAGCGGGCGATCGCGGAGCAGCTGCTGCCCGCCGCCCGGTCGTTCCGTCCGGAGCTGATTCTGGTGTCCGCGGGCTATGACGCACACCGGAATGACCCGTTGGGGGGGCTGGCGCTGACCACAGCAGATTTTGCTCAGCTGACGCGACGGGTTCTGGACCTCGCCGACGAGTGCTGCGACGGCCGGGTCGTGATGGTGCTAGAGGGAGGTTACAATTTCCACGCGCTGGGGGATTCCGTCGCGGCGACGATCCGGGAGATGATCGAGCGGTCTTCCATGCCACGTCCCGACCGACCGGACTGA
- a CDS encoding YdcF family protein: MKWFRRRTMWWPTWRVWLLVMVAMVGMGHLAAPALYDLLSPRDDGKADVLVIEGWIPDFAVPEVLRRIESNPDARVVTTGGPVEHGGYLQEWRTYAEAARATLLAAGAPSGRVVAVPAPACRTDRTFASALALKRYLEESGVGGGRVSVVTLSVHARRSRALFQRALGGAFQVGSEPYESPQFGRRDWWRSSEGVRWVLSETIAAVHAWLCPPRPPLAMDEMTAGR; the protein is encoded by the coding sequence ATGAAGTGGTTTCGACGGCGGACGATGTGGTGGCCGACCTGGCGCGTTTGGCTGTTGGTGATGGTGGCAATGGTCGGGATGGGACACCTGGCGGCGCCCGCGCTGTACGACCTGCTCTCGCCGCGGGACGATGGTAAGGCGGATGTTCTCGTGATTGAGGGCTGGATTCCTGATTTTGCGGTGCCCGAGGTCCTCAGGCGGATCGAGAGCAATCCGGACGCGCGGGTGGTGACGACGGGTGGGCCCGTCGAACATGGGGGTTACCTGCAGGAGTGGCGCACCTATGCGGAGGCGGCACGTGCGACGTTGCTGGCGGCGGGCGCCCCGAGCGGACGCGTGGTCGCGGTCCCTGCACCGGCCTGCCGAACGGATCGAACCTTTGCCTCCGCGTTGGCGTTGAAGCGGTATCTGGAGGAGAGCGGCGTCGGAGGGGGGCGGGTCAGCGTGGTGACGCTCAGTGTGCACGCGCGACGCAGCCGCGCGTTGTTTCAGAGGGCTCTCGGCGGGGCGTTTCAGGTGGGCAGCGAGCCCTACGAAAGCCCGCAGTTCGGCCGGAGGGACTGGTGGAGGAGCAGCGAAGGGGTGCGATGGGTGTTGAGTGAAACGATCGCGGCGGTCCATGCGTGGCTGTGCCCGCCCCGTCCGCCGCTGGCGATGGACGAAATGACGGCGGGGCGGTGA
- a CDS encoding sulfatase-like hydrolase/transferase produces MRFTSWIAFALAAGAGLAAPVQRPNFLLIVVDDQSPFDFRFYDTASRLRAPAIERLAAEGVVFETAVHMGSFSAAVCTPSRYMIMTGRSLWHLPISPTPIPRCPSGIETNTMAAVFRRAGYVTMHTSKVGNSYKGANRQFEVRRDATKRGPGEEDGSAWHANQVLAFLREWGTAGDARPFFIHLGFSHPHDPRDAPQVLLRRYGAVNVKNPAEVSEASAATPPLPLNWLPRHPFPHGHEDVRDEVAVPGVGTDRSPRVIRNELGRQYACVENIDRQIARVRERLEQMGEWTRTYVIYTADNGISIGRHGLMGKQTLYEHAWRVPFVVRGPGVPAGVRVRGNIYLSDVLPTLCDLAGIPPPPTVEGQSFRAVLEGRRAALREVLYGAYCGGAKPGIRCVREGDWKLIAYHNGTATGRRVQLFNLRDNPWELLPEHRAPEVVAALGRCPAAAETDLAGDPRFASQLARMQALLLSEMRRLDDPWRLWFEPNEGRVAPTDKARPDGPPSTL; encoded by the coding sequence GTGAGGTTCACCTCGTGGATCGCTTTCGCGCTGGCGGCGGGCGCAGGGCTCGCGGCTCCGGTTCAGCGACCGAACTTCCTGCTGATTGTGGTCGACGATCAGTCCCCGTTTGATTTTCGGTTCTACGATACGGCCTCGCGGTTGCGCGCCCCCGCGATCGAGCGGCTGGCCGCAGAGGGGGTGGTGTTCGAGACGGCCGTGCACATGGGCTCATTCTCCGCTGCGGTGTGCACTCCCTCGCGGTACATGATCATGACCGGCCGCTCGCTCTGGCACCTACCGATCAGCCCGACCCCGATCCCGCGGTGTCCGTCGGGGATCGAAACGAACACGATGGCGGCTGTGTTTCGCCGGGCCGGCTATGTGACGATGCACACCTCCAAGGTCGGCAACAGCTACAAAGGTGCGAACCGGCAGTTTGAAGTTCGTCGCGACGCGACGAAGCGGGGGCCGGGCGAAGAGGACGGCAGCGCGTGGCACGCGAACCAGGTGCTGGCTTTCCTTCGGGAGTGGGGCACGGCGGGCGATGCTCGGCCGTTCTTCATCCATTTGGGATTTTCTCATCCGCACGACCCGCGTGATGCCCCGCAGGTACTGCTGCGACGCTACGGCGCGGTCAATGTGAAGAATCCGGCGGAGGTGTCGGAGGCCAGTGCGGCGACACCACCACTGCCGCTGAACTGGCTTCCGCGACATCCCTTCCCGCATGGTCACGAGGACGTCCGTGACGAGGTCGCAGTACCGGGCGTGGGCACCGACCGTTCGCCGCGCGTGATCCGCAACGAGCTCGGCCGTCAGTACGCATGCGTCGAAAACATCGACCGCCAAATCGCGCGGGTTCGGGAACGGTTGGAACAGATGGGCGAATGGACTCGCACCTATGTGATCTACACCGCGGACAATGGCATTTCGATCGGTCGGCACGGGCTGATGGGCAAACAAACGTTGTATGAGCACGCGTGGCGGGTCCCCTTCGTTGTTCGCGGACCCGGTGTGCCGGCGGGCGTGCGAGTGCGGGGAAACATTTATCTCAGCGATGTGCTTCCAACCCTGTGCGACCTGGCCGGCATTCCGCCGCCGCCGACGGTAGAGGGACAGAGCTTTCGCGCCGTGCTCGAGGGGCGCAGGGCGGCGTTGCGCGAGGTGCTTTACGGCGCATACTGCGGCGGGGCGAAACCCGGAATCCGCTGTGTGCGCGAGGGCGACTGGAAGCTCATTGCGTATCACAACGGCACGGCGACCGGCCGCCGCGTGCAACTGTTCAACCTTCGCGACAACCCCTGGGAACTGCTGCCGGAACACCGAGCGCCGGAGGTTGTCGCCGCACTCGGCCGCTGTCCGGCGGCGGCTGAGACGGATCTCGCCGGTGACCCGCGTTTCGCTTCGCAGCTTGCGCGAATGCAGGCGCTGTTGCTATCGGAGATGCGCCGGCTCGACGACCCGTGGCGGCTGTGGTTTGAGCCAAACGAGGGGCGGGTAGCTCCCACCGACAAGGCCAGGCCGGATGGCCCTCCAAGTACGCTGTGA
- a CDS encoding sulfatase-like hydrolase/transferase, with protein sequence MRPQCSASGSWVPNRIFPDVPALRKRCSGSTPEGRPDTRTRASKSTVSRPTSGGAYGRALVHDFAISFLRSHRDRPFLLSYPMTLVHSPFQPPPNIGDSNPDARGEGNNNPCYFADMVAYMDRLVGGLDAELAALGLRLPTICEVAGIPVPSGLDGVSLLPQVSRETGRPREWLYAW encoded by the coding sequence ATGCGACCGCAGTGTTCGGCAAGTGGCAGCTGGGTTCCGAACCGGATCTTCCCCGACGTGCCGGCTTTGAGGAAGCGGTGCTCTGGCAGCACACCCGAAGGCCGCCCGGATACGCGAACCCGGGCCTCGAAATCAACGGTGTCGAGACCAACTTCCGGGGGCGCTTATGGCCGTGCGCTGGTCCACGACTTTGCGATTTCGTTCCTGCGGAGCCACCGAGACCGGCCATTCCTGCTCTCCTATCCGATGACGCTCGTTCACTCGCCGTTTCAGCCCCCTCCCAACATCGGCGATTCGAATCCCGATGCCCGTGGGGAGGGCAACAATAATCCTTGTTACTTTGCCGACATGGTCGCATACATGGACCGGCTCGTGGGCGGGCTCGATGCGGAGCTTGCCGCGCTGGGGCTCCGCCTGCCGACCATCTGTGAGGTGGCCGGCATTCCGGTGCCGAGCGGTCTCGACGGCGTCAGTCTGCTTCCCCAGGTTAGCCGCGAGACGGGCCGCCCGCGGGAATGGCTTTACGCGTGGTAG
- a CDS encoding class I SAM-dependent rRNA methyltransferase yields MPLATVNVRLAPGRDTSVRNRHPWLFSGAIASVEGGDGSMIAQAEVFDADGRWLARGVFHAEAELAVRLYTWNPDEAIGPEMVARRIQAACNRRAAVLGVMPDPDTDAFRLVHSEADGLSGLVVDRYANRLSVRVGAAAIEAWLDGVLDALSEITGIRDVVVRADADGAARERLDAAAIAARTRGPETAEFRESGAVFTADLAGGQKTGFFLDQRENRRRVAKWARGRRLLSAYCYSGAFEVIAARAGATSIVGIDTSEAALAAAQRHHQLNRTTVPVEYLRADVPSALRRFRDEGRSFDLIVLDPPKFAVHRGQVERALRAYKDINLLAIKLLAPGGVLATFSCSGLVGADLFADMLRWAAADSGRDLRLVERLGQPFDHPVLATCPETGYLIGAIGMVE; encoded by the coding sequence ATGCCGCTTGCCACCGTGAACGTCCGGCTCGCGCCTGGTCGTGACACCAGTGTGCGCAACCGACATCCCTGGCTTTTTTCCGGCGCGATCGCGTCGGTGGAGGGCGGCGATGGCTCGATGATTGCGCAGGCAGAAGTGTTCGACGCAGATGGCCGGTGGCTTGCGCGGGGGGTGTTTCATGCGGAGGCAGAGCTGGCGGTTCGCCTCTACACGTGGAATCCCGACGAGGCGATCGGGCCCGAGATGGTGGCGCGGCGGATTCAGGCCGCCTGCAATCGCCGCGCCGCCGTGCTCGGCGTGATGCCGGATCCCGACACCGACGCGTTCCGCCTGGTTCATTCGGAGGCGGATGGTCTGTCGGGGCTGGTCGTGGACCGGTACGCGAACCGTCTCTCGGTGCGGGTGGGGGCGGCCGCGATCGAAGCGTGGCTCGATGGCGTGCTGGACGCTCTCTCGGAAATCACCGGCATTCGGGATGTGGTGGTGCGCGCCGATGCGGACGGAGCCGCGCGAGAGCGGTTGGACGCCGCCGCCATTGCGGCGCGCACTCGCGGGCCGGAGACTGCGGAGTTCCGAGAAAGCGGTGCGGTGTTCACCGCGGATCTCGCCGGCGGACAAAAGACCGGTTTTTTCTTGGATCAGCGCGAGAATCGGCGACGAGTCGCGAAATGGGCACGGGGGCGCCGGCTGCTCAGTGCGTACTGTTACAGCGGTGCGTTCGAGGTGATCGCGGCCCGGGCGGGTGCGACCTCAATCGTGGGGATCGACACCTCGGAGGCGGCGCTGGCGGCGGCCCAGCGGCACCATCAGCTCAACCGCACGACCGTACCCGTCGAATATCTGCGCGCAGACGTGCCCTCCGCGTTGCGGCGCTTCCGCGATGAAGGGCGGTCGTTTGATCTGATCGTGCTCGACCCGCCGAAGTTTGCGGTTCATCGCGGGCAGGTCGAGCGAGCGTTGCGCGCCTATAAGGACATCAACCTGCTGGCGATCAAACTGCTGGCTCCGGGCGGCGTGTTGGCCACGTTCTCCTGTTCAGGGCTTGTTGGGGCCGATTTGTTTGCGGACATGCTGCGGTGGGCGGCGGCAGATTCGGGGCGGGACCTGCGCCTTGTGGAGCGGCTGGGTCAACCGTTTGACCATCCGGTGCTGGCCACCTGCCCGGAAACGGGCTATCTGATCGGAGCGATCGGGATGGTGGAGTAG